The Armatimonadota bacterium genome has a window encoding:
- a CDS encoding ABC transporter permease — protein MHGYLRRRALLGFITVLGVSVGVFLMIHLVPGDPVLVMLSEFASPADQQALRQQLGLDRPLYIQYWRYLSGALRGDLGRSVRSNRPVVSEIAWRLPNTLRLAVVATLLAAASGGLVGVASAVRRNTLWDHATMLAVLAGLSMPSFWLGLMLMIIFAVRLEWLPVAGYEGWQYVILPGLTLAAGPAAVLARLTRSSMLEVLNQDFVRTARAKGLREQTVVVKHALKNSLIPVVTVLGLQFGHLLGGAVITESVFAWPGVGRLVVEAILARDFPVVQGTVLVIALGFVLVNLIVDVLYAYLDPRIRLT, from the coding sequence GTGCATGGCTATCTGCGTCGTCGCGCACTCTTGGGCTTCATCACCGTGCTTGGGGTGTCGGTTGGGGTCTTCCTGATGATCCACCTGGTCCCCGGAGACCCGGTGCTGGTGATGCTCTCGGAGTTTGCCTCACCGGCCGACCAACAGGCCCTGCGCCAGCAGCTCGGGCTGGACCGTCCGCTCTACATCCAGTACTGGCGCTACCTCAGCGGGGCTCTGCGCGGGGACCTGGGGCGCTCTGTGCGCAGCAACCGCCCCGTGGTCAGCGAGATCGCCTGGCGGCTGCCCAACACGCTGCGGCTGGCCGTGGTGGCCACGCTCCTGGCTGCGGCCAGTGGGGGGCTCGTCGGCGTCGCCTCCGCGGTACGGCGGAACACGCTGTGGGACCATGCCACGATGCTGGCGGTGCTCGCTGGCCTCTCCATGCCCAGCTTCTGGCTGGGGCTGATGCTGATGATCATCTTTGCCGTACGCCTGGAGTGGCTGCCGGTGGCCGGGTACGAGGGGTGGCAGTATGTGATCCTGCCGGGGCTCACCCTGGCGGCGGGGCCAGCTGCCGTGCTGGCCCGGCTGACCCGGAGCAGCATGCTGGAGGTGCTTAACCAGGACTTCGTCCGCACAGCCCGGGCCAAGGGCCTGCGCGAGCAGACGGTGGTGGTGAAGCACGCGTTGAAGAACAGCCTGATCCCGGTGGTTACCGTCCTGGGGCTGCAGTTCGGCCACCTGCTGGGCGGTGCCGTTATCACTGAGTCGGTCTTTGCCTGGCCAGGGGTGGGGCGCCTGGTCGTGGAGGCCATCCTGGCCCGTGACTTCCCCGTGGTGCAGGGGACGGTGCTGGTCATCGCGCTGGGTTTTGTGTTGGTCAACCTCATTGTGGACGTGCTCTACGCCTATCTCGACCCGCGGATCCGGCTGACCTGA
- a CDS encoding ABC transporter substrate-binding protein: MHVRGLVIMVTLLAALLLPAAGGGAVAPPPRPGGRVVVALTAGWDLLDPAVAAFTFAREIMGNIFDPLLIRDPDTGEIRPGVASSYTVSPDGRVILLKLRQGVRFHDGTPLNAEAVAFSINRIKDPALRSPFAATILGPVERVETPDPFTVQITLSTPFAPFLDALTEIGLAPVSPTAVRRFGANFGQNPVGTGPFIVKEIVPNQRVTLVRNPDYRWAPRFFRHPGPAYLDELVYTVVPEDATRLAQLVRGEVQVLYNAPPREVARLGRNPNFRAFFKNQSGLPRVIVLNTSRWPFDDLRVRQAVAHAINKDELLRAVYENVGAVANAPLSPATWGYNKAVEQLAQPYSPDRARQLLAEAGWRPGPDGIVVKDGRPFRIRLGTITVAQQLLDAQVKQAQLRQVGIDAQIVAIEQAPYLAGIRRGEWEMAGMLFVSADPDVLFIVGHSSQIERGWNTAIYRNAELDRLLEEGRVTMDPRRRFEIYTRAQEHLMRNVPYIPFYVIRRAFLTTGNLNGYVLDARAFQLFHNAWLARR; the protein is encoded by the coding sequence ATGCACGTACGAGGTCTGGTCATCATGGTTACCCTGCTGGCGGCGCTGCTGCTGCCGGCGGCCGGTGGCGGGGCCGTGGCGCCTCCGCCGCGGCCCGGAGGGCGGGTGGTGGTGGCCCTCACGGCGGGATGGGACCTGCTCGATCCCGCGGTAGCCGCCTTCACCTTCGCCCGGGAGATCATGGGGAATATCTTCGACCCCCTGCTCATCCGGGATCCGGATACCGGGGAGATCCGCCCCGGCGTGGCCTCCAGCTACACCGTCTCCCCGGACGGGCGGGTAATCCTCCTCAAGCTGCGCCAGGGGGTGAGGTTCCACGACGGCACGCCGCTGAACGCGGAGGCGGTGGCCTTCTCCATCAACCGGATCAAGGATCCGGCCCTGCGCTCCCCCTTTGCCGCCACCATCCTGGGGCCGGTGGAGCGGGTGGAGACCCCAGACCCCTTCACGGTGCAGATCACCCTCTCCACACCCTTTGCCCCATTCCTCGACGCGCTGACGGAGATCGGCCTGGCCCCCGTCTCCCCCACCGCCGTGCGTCGCTTCGGCGCCAACTTCGGGCAGAACCCTGTGGGCACCGGTCCATTCATTGTTAAGGAGATCGTTCCCAACCAGCGGGTCACCCTGGTGCGCAACCCCGACTACCGGTGGGCGCCTCGCTTCTTCCGCCACCCCGGCCCCGCCTATCTGGACGAGCTGGTGTATACCGTCGTCCCCGAGGACGCCACCCGGTTGGCTCAGCTGGTGCGCGGTGAGGTCCAGGTGCTCTACAACGCGCCGCCACGGGAGGTAGCGCGGCTGGGGCGTAACCCCAACTTCAGGGCCTTTTTCAAGAACCAGTCAGGCCTCCCCCGAGTAATTGTGCTGAACACCAGCCGCTGGCCGTTCGACGACCTGCGCGTGCGCCAGGCGGTGGCCCACGCTATCAACAAGGATGAGCTGCTGCGGGCCGTCTACGAGAACGTAGGCGCCGTGGCTAACGCCCCGCTCTCCCCGGCGACCTGGGGGTACAACAAGGCCGTGGAGCAACTGGCCCAACCCTACAGCCCTGACCGGGCGCGTCAGCTCCTGGCGGAGGCGGGATGGCGTCCGGGACCGGACGGCATTGTGGTGAAAGATGGGCGGCCGTTCCGCATCCGCCTGGGGACCATCACCGTGGCGCAGCAACTGCTGGACGCACAGGTGAAGCAGGCGCAGCTGCGTCAGGTGGGCATCGACGCCCAGATTGTGGCCATCGAACAGGCGCCCTATCTGGCCGGCATCCGCCGCGGGGAGTGGGAGATGGCTGGCATGCTTTTCGTCAGCGCTGACCCGGATGTGCTCTTCATTGTGGGGCACAGCAGCCAGATCGAGCGAGGGTGGAACACCGCCATCTACCGTAACGCCGAACTGGACCGCCTGCTGGAAGAGGGACGGGTGACCATGGACCCGCGGCGCCGCTTTGAAATCTACACACGCGCCCAGGAGCACTTGATGCGCAATGTGCCCTACATCCCCTTCTACGTCATCAGACGTGCCTTCCTGACCACCGGTAACCTGAACGGGTACGTCCTGGACGCCCGCGCGTTCCAGCTGTTTCACAACGCCTGGCTCGCCCGGCGTTAG
- a CDS encoding bifunctional 4-hydroxy-2-oxoglutarate aldolase/2-dehydro-3-deoxy-phosphogluconate aldolase, with the protein MRDTGVGTAQSVRAELLTDGLLAILRGFPRNALGRLVEVLLSAGVRFVEITVEGGAFDQIQWIGERYAPQVRLGAGTVITAEDARRALDAGAAYLVSPGLFPDVASVAREAKAFYLPGVTTATEVGLALRAGLDVQKLFPAGLLGPEYLRALRGPYPGLRAFAIGNMSLDRIEPMLRAGAAGVALGGAIFGRGGDLPPPQRVAATVRRVREMLRTARG; encoded by the coding sequence ATGAGGGACACCGGTGTCGGCACCGCGCAGTCCGTGCGTGCGGAGCTCCTGACCGACGGGCTGCTGGCGATCCTGCGGGGCTTCCCCCGTAACGCCCTGGGGCGTCTGGTGGAGGTGCTGCTCTCCGCGGGAGTGCGTTTCGTCGAGATCACCGTGGAGGGGGGAGCCTTCGACCAGATCCAGTGGATCGGAGAGAGGTACGCCCCGCAGGTGCGGCTGGGCGCGGGGACCGTCATCACCGCCGAGGACGCCCGCCGCGCTTTGGACGCAGGCGCCGCGTACCTGGTCTCGCCGGGATTGTTTCCAGATGTGGCCAGTGTGGCCCGGGAAGCGAAGGCCTTCTACCTGCCCGGGGTGACCACGGCGACCGAGGTAGGGCTTGCGCTGCGCGCAGGGCTGGACGTGCAGAAGCTCTTTCCCGCCGGCCTGCTGGGCCCCGAGTACCTGCGGGCGCTGCGCGGACCCTATCCCGGGCTGCGGGCCTTCGCCATCGGCAACATGAGTCTGGACCGGATCGAGCCCATGCTCCGCGCGGGAGCAGCGGGCGTGGCCCTGGGCGGAGCCATCTTCGGGCGAGGCGGCGATCTCCCGCCACCACAACGGGTAGCTGCCACCGTGCGGCGCGTCCGGGAGATGCTCCGCACGGCGCGAGGCTAG
- a CDS encoding creatininase family protein, producing MVYLRYLQAETATWEEARAYLARVPAAILPLGATEQHGPHLPQNTDTVLATEICRRVAERTAGYLLPALPITYSWVWHRFPGTAWVGVRTFMDVVKEIVRSLERGGVRAMLILTGHGANQGPLKYAVRELAEVSSVAILHGAPLGLDRAVQEAESRPWLGAYELHAEEVETSLMLAVRPDLVRMERAVSDYPPVPPDYGYTATGMGDLARTGVFGDATRATAAKGERWLAQIVEAVAGQWSAFLRQHGISLEDT from the coding sequence GTGGTGTACCTCCGTTATCTCCAGGCAGAGACGGCAACATGGGAGGAGGCTAGGGCGTACCTGGCGCGTGTACCGGCGGCCATCCTCCCTCTGGGCGCCACCGAGCAGCACGGGCCCCACCTCCCCCAGAACACCGACACCGTCCTGGCCACCGAGATCTGCCGCCGCGTGGCCGAGCGCACGGCCGGCTACCTGCTGCCGGCCCTGCCCATCACCTACTCCTGGGTCTGGCACCGCTTCCCCGGCACCGCCTGGGTGGGGGTGCGCACGTTTATGGACGTGGTGAAGGAGATCGTGCGCAGCCTGGAGCGCGGCGGCGTGCGGGCCATGCTCATCCTCACGGGACACGGTGCCAACCAGGGGCCGCTGAAGTACGCAGTAAGGGAGCTGGCCGAGGTCTCCTCGGTGGCCATCCTGCACGGCGCGCCCCTGGGGCTGGACCGCGCAGTGCAGGAGGCGGAAAGCCGCCCCTGGCTGGGGGCGTACGAGCTCCACGCGGAAGAGGTGGAGACCTCGCTCATGCTGGCGGTGCGGCCGGACCTGGTGCGGATGGAGCGGGCTGTCAGCGACTACCCTCCGGTCCCCCCGGACTACGGGTACACGGCGACCGGAATGGGGGATCTGGCCCGCACCGGCGTCTTCGGCGATGCCACGCGCGCCACCGCTGCAAAGGGGGAGCGCTGGCTGGCCCAGATCGTAGAGGCCGTCGCCGGCCAGTGGAGCGCCTTCCTGCGCCAGCACGGGATCTCCTTGGAGGACACATGA
- a CDS encoding SDR family NAD(P)-dependent oxidoreductase — MRLTGKVAFITGAGGGIGRSLALAFTQEGARVAVVDVRPQGVEATVEAIRAGGGEAISCVADVTDAATVRQAVARTEAALGPVDILVNNAGITDLDHRQAADLPLELWERILRVNLTGPFICAQAVIPSMRARRRGNIINVTSLLGHWRMGQPGDIAYCASKAGLEALTDVLAKELRTYGINVNSLCPYTKLDTGFFAHLPPAARTDLEDPAVLHEPAIFLAALEPGTLTGLSVSDLWWRKIPAYRADLEAAHAAYAGRGRAADPQTDPPQGR, encoded by the coding sequence ATGCGGCTGACGGGAAAAGTGGCATTCATCACCGGTGCGGGAGGTGGCATCGGCAGGTCGCTGGCGCTGGCCTTTACCCAGGAAGGAGCCAGGGTGGCGGTGGTCGACGTGCGCCCCCAGGGGGTTGAGGCCACCGTTGAAGCCATCCGTGCAGGCGGCGGGGAGGCGATCTCCTGCGTCGCCGACGTCACCGATGCCGCGACGGTCCGCCAGGCCGTGGCCCGAACCGAAGCCGCCCTGGGGCCTGTCGACATCCTGGTGAACAATGCCGGCATCACCGATCTGGATCACCGTCAGGCCGCAGACCTGCCTCTGGAACTGTGGGAGCGCATCCTCCGGGTGAACCTGACCGGCCCGTTCATCTGTGCGCAGGCCGTCATCCCCTCCATGCGCGCCCGGCGGCGCGGCAACATCATCAACGTCACCTCGCTGCTGGGGCACTGGCGCATGGGGCAGCCGGGCGATATTGCCTACTGTGCCTCCAAGGCCGGGCTGGAGGCGCTCACCGACGTGCTGGCCAAGGAGCTGCGCACCTACGGAATCAACGTCAACAGCCTCTGCCCCTACACAAAGCTGGACACCGGCTTCTTCGCCCACCTGCCTCCCGCCGCCAGGACCGACCTGGAAGATCCGGCCGTGCTGCACGAGCCGGCCATCTTCCTGGCGGCGCTGGAGCCCGGAACGCTCACAGGGCTGTCGGTGTCGGACCTGTGGTGGCGTAAGATCCCTGCCTACCGCGCCGACCTGGAAGCTGCACATGCCGCCTACGCCGGTCGCGGCCGCGCAGCGGATCCGCAGACGGATCCCCCGCAGGGGAGGTGA
- a CDS encoding carbohydrate ABC transporter permease: MPPDVRRRAIPAAAAIPLRAEAVSIRARRRRRAVTVLVYTLLTVYLAFVLFPLAWLLLSSFKTRHDALALPPRVVFTPTWEAWEKVFTAGILQPFGNSLFVAATNIIIALVLAVPAAYTLARLQGPLKDNLSFWVLSTRMAPAFGVVVPVYMLMRLLGLLDTRLAVTLAHLAFNLPFAIWLLMRYFEDVPVELEEAALVDGATRWGALRHAVLPPSLPMIVAVAILIFVFSWNEFILAFILTSFEARTVPALVASLAGTMSFDWPLICAVSAGAMAPAFVLVFIVQRHITRGLTLGALQ; this comes from the coding sequence GTGCCGCCTGACGTACGCCGGAGGGCGATTCCAGCGGCCGCGGCGATCCCGTTGCGGGCGGAAGCTGTCTCCATCAGGGCACGCCGCCGCCGCCGGGCGGTGACGGTCCTGGTCTACACCCTGCTCACCGTCTACCTGGCCTTCGTCCTGTTTCCGCTGGCCTGGCTGCTGCTCTCCTCGTTCAAGACGCGGCACGATGCCCTGGCACTCCCTCCACGGGTCGTCTTTACCCCGACGTGGGAAGCCTGGGAGAAGGTGTTCACCGCCGGCATCCTCCAACCGTTCGGCAACAGTCTCTTTGTGGCCGCCACAAACATCATCATCGCCCTGGTGCTGGCCGTCCCCGCGGCGTACACCCTGGCCCGCCTGCAAGGTCCTCTCAAGGACAACCTCTCCTTCTGGGTGCTCTCCACGCGCATGGCCCCGGCGTTTGGCGTGGTGGTGCCCGTCTACATGCTGATGCGCCTCCTCGGGCTGCTGGACACGCGCCTGGCAGTGACGCTGGCCCACCTGGCCTTCAACCTGCCCTTCGCCATCTGGCTGCTCATGCGCTACTTCGAGGATGTGCCCGTAGAGCTGGAGGAGGCGGCTCTGGTGGATGGCGCCACCCGCTGGGGGGCGCTGCGACACGCCGTGCTTCCACCCAGTCTCCCCATGATCGTCGCGGTGGCCATCCTCATCTTCGTATTCTCCTGGAACGAGTTCATCCTGGCGTTCATCCTCACCTCATTTGAGGCCCGCACCGTGCCCGCTCTGGTGGCCTCGCTGGCAGGGACCATGTCCTTCGACTGGCCGCTGATCTGCGCCGTCTCCGCCGGGGCCATGGCGCCGGCCTTTGTGCTGGTCTTTATCGTGCAGCGCCACATCACTCGCGGGCTGACCCTGGGAGCGCTGCAGTAG
- a CDS encoding sugar ABC transporter permease translates to MLAPAVLALAAVTLFPAVYLLWMSVRGLQVQAPRGFVGLENFRVLVQSPSFREATGNTVVFVASTTTVSLILGLALALALNEDLRGRGVMRTLLTLPLVVPPVVAGFAWKFLLSSDVGVIGAYLFRLLGVGWAPLGDPALAMVSVVLADIWSKTSFMFLILLAGLQAIPSELYEAARIDGAGFLVQLRQITLPLLRGVLVVALILRVLDAINTFDVIFVMTQGGPGTATQTLTILGWKTGFTYFDLGQAAALAVLMMVATVMAAMALIRRTARAA, encoded by the coding sequence ATGCTGGCGCCCGCCGTCCTGGCGCTGGCCGCGGTCACCCTCTTCCCCGCTGTCTACCTGCTGTGGATGAGCGTCCGCGGCCTGCAGGTGCAGGCGCCGCGGGGCTTCGTCGGCCTGGAGAACTTCCGGGTGCTGGTGCAGTCGCCGTCCTTCCGCGAAGCCACGGGGAACACCGTCGTCTTCGTCGCCTCCACCACCACAGTCAGTCTGATCCTGGGGCTGGCCCTGGCGTTGGCGCTAAACGAAGACCTGCGCGGCCGGGGGGTGATGCGCACCCTGCTCACCCTCCCCCTGGTAGTTCCGCCGGTCGTGGCGGGTTTTGCCTGGAAGTTCCTGCTGAGCAGCGACGTGGGGGTGATCGGCGCCTACCTGTTCCGCCTGCTGGGGGTGGGGTGGGCGCCGCTGGGAGATCCGGCGCTGGCCATGGTGTCCGTGGTCCTGGCGGACATCTGGAGTAAGACCTCGTTCATGTTCCTCATCCTCCTGGCCGGCCTGCAGGCCATCCCCTCCGAGCTGTATGAGGCAGCCCGCATCGACGGGGCCGGGTTCCTGGTCCAGCTCCGTCAGATCACCCTGCCGCTGCTCCGGGGCGTCCTGGTGGTGGCGCTGATCCTGCGGGTGCTGGACGCGATCAACACCTTCGACGTCATCTTTGTCATGACCCAGGGCGGTCCGGGGACGGCGACGCAGACGCTGACCATTCTGGGGTGGAAGACCGGTTTTACCTACTTCGACCTGGGCCAGGCTGCGGCGCTGGCCGTCCTGATGATGGTGGCCACCGTGATGGCGGCCATGGCCCTCATCCGGAGGACGGCTCGTGCCGCCTGA
- a CDS encoding extracellular solute-binding protein has translation MTDQLKGDGPARGGPLTEAEAKITRRRLLKMGAGAAGALALSTTSRWPAIALQRKKTVRIIAFAQGFAWPELFGSKGTDRTEALRALEREVGAEIQIEWGDELAVRQKVLTDLMSRTGRYDVVLLGSDGAVQTYGSAGLLEDLERWMKRSPSKYVALKDVYAKYLDANRYDGVLYGLPYYSFGPGLMYRRDIFRRYGLVPPRTTDELESVLRTLKDNFKKENVDMFPVTMRGAPGEEPSLDLLGFVYAFAGYAAWFEGGPTTAAEIRRRKAKPIFTGDFKPGFAAFVNTLKNYGSPAASTHTWVDMLNMWDQGKAAVMLPSAINAYPARLTSKIEEVRKESRLAPSPKGPSGKMIQSFWTFSMGLSRFSKNKEEAWHTLAYLTGKKAMEEFSSRTRFPWVTMKSVLFTPPLIETWGREELQVWENAIVQSDPFYFPYFPELVEFMDKIGTAASRAIAGAKIDDVLSDLQTWALERMFRAGYYR, from the coding sequence GTGACAGACCAGTTGAAGGGCGACGGGCCCGCGCGTGGCGGCCCTCTTACCGAAGCGGAAGCGAAGATCACCCGCCGCAGGCTGCTGAAGATGGGCGCCGGCGCCGCGGGCGCCCTGGCCCTCAGCACGACCTCCCGCTGGCCGGCGATTGCCCTGCAGCGGAAGAAGACGGTGCGCATCATCGCCTTCGCCCAGGGCTTCGCCTGGCCCGAGCTGTTTGGCTCGAAGGGGACAGACCGGACGGAGGCCCTGCGGGCGCTGGAGCGGGAGGTCGGCGCCGAGATCCAGATCGAATGGGGTGACGAACTGGCCGTCCGTCAGAAGGTGCTGACAGATCTGATGTCGCGCACCGGGCGGTATGACGTGGTGCTGCTGGGCAGCGACGGCGCGGTGCAGACCTACGGCTCCGCGGGGCTGCTGGAGGACCTGGAGCGGTGGATGAAGCGCAGCCCCTCAAAGTACGTGGCCCTCAAGGATGTGTACGCCAAGTACCTGGACGCCAACCGCTACGACGGGGTACTCTACGGGCTGCCTTACTATTCATTCGGTCCCGGTCTGATGTACCGGCGGGACATCTTCCGCCGCTACGGGCTCGTCCCGCCGCGCACCACCGATGAGCTGGAGAGCGTCCTGCGGACTCTGAAGGACAACTTCAAGAAGGAGAACGTGGACATGTTCCCCGTCACCATGCGGGGGGCGCCCGGGGAGGAACCCAGCCTCGACCTGCTGGGGTTTGTCTACGCCTTCGCCGGGTACGCCGCCTGGTTCGAAGGCGGGCCGACCACGGCAGCGGAGATCCGTCGCCGGAAAGCCAAGCCCATCTTCACCGGCGACTTCAAGCCTGGCTTCGCTGCCTTCGTCAACACACTGAAGAACTACGGCTCCCCCGCAGCCTCCACCCACACCTGGGTGGACATGCTCAACATGTGGGACCAGGGCAAAGCAGCGGTCATGCTTCCCTCAGCCATCAATGCGTATCCGGCCCGGCTCACCAGCAAGATCGAGGAGGTGCGCAAGGAGAGTCGCCTGGCGCCCTCGCCCAAGGGACCCTCAGGCAAGATGATCCAGTCGTTCTGGACGTTCTCCATGGGCCTGAGTCGCTTCTCCAAGAACAAGGAGGAGGCCTGGCACACGCTGGCCTACCTCACAGGGAAGAAGGCCATGGAGGAGTTCAGTAGCCGCACCAGGTTCCCCTGGGTGACCATGAAGTCCGTGCTCTTCACACCGCCGCTGATTGAGACCTGGGGTCGAGAGGAGCTGCAGGTCTGGGAGAACGCCATCGTGCAGTCCGACCCGTTCTACTTCCCGTACTTCCCGGAGCTGGTGGAGTTCATGGACAAGATCGGTACGGCCGCATCCCGGGCCATCGCCGGGGCCAAGATCGACGACGTACTCAGCGACCTGCAGACCTGGGCACTGGAGCGCATGTTCCGCGCCGGCTACTACAGGTAG
- the xylB gene encoding xylulokinase — MSVPAGPDLLLGIDLGTSAVKVMAVTPQGEVVGRGSASYEIHWLREGWAEQDPSDWWAATVSATRAALAGALAEGAARRRVAALGLSGQVNGVVLLDRAGDPLRPAVIWLDQRAAPEADEINRRAADVLAETALGRVSAVHAAAKLLWLLRHEPETVGRAWKAVAPKDTLTWRMTGQAVTDVTDAGATGLLDMRRRRWAGEVLDRLGLPRGLLPDVVESPTVVGRLRPEAAEALGLDAGTPVVAGAGDMAAITAGTGAIAPGLGCIMIGTAGQIALYMAGQPSAAPQGIWAMTAPVPGGYFWHGLVMTAGYCLTWLGEVLSRTQKGTREDTASDIGTLAAEAEGSPPGSRGLLFLPFLDGAATPHADPRARGAFFGATSTHRRADLVRAVMEGVAYNFRDAFEAFAALGARASRIRIGGGGARSLLWVQILADVLATGLDVLAEHDASALGAAVIAAVGGGVHADFETACRAMVGLRGSVEPDAVRGRQYEEYYALYRQLYPSTRQLAHSLARLVAGAAGQG; from the coding sequence CTGCCGGGCCTGACCTCTTGCTGGGGATCGACCTGGGGACCTCGGCGGTCAAGGTGATGGCGGTCACGCCGCAGGGCGAGGTCGTGGGACGCGGCAGCGCGTCGTACGAGATTCACTGGCTGCGAGAGGGGTGGGCGGAACAGGATCCCTCCGATTGGTGGGCGGCCACCGTGTCCGCGACCCGAGCCGCCCTGGCGGGTGCGCTGGCAGAGGGTGCGGCCAGGCGGCGGGTGGCTGCGCTTGGTCTCTCCGGGCAGGTGAACGGCGTGGTCCTGCTGGACAGAGCGGGCGACCCTCTGCGTCCGGCGGTCATCTGGCTGGACCAGCGGGCGGCGCCGGAAGCCGACGAGATCAACCGCAGGGCTGCCGACGTTCTGGCGGAGACCGCCCTTGGCCGGGTGAGCGCGGTGCACGCGGCAGCCAAGCTCCTGTGGCTGCTGCGGCATGAGCCGGAGACCGTGGGGCGAGCATGGAAGGCGGTGGCGCCAAAGGACACGCTCACCTGGCGCATGACCGGCCAGGCAGTCACCGACGTGACCGATGCCGGCGCGACGGGGCTGCTGGACATGCGCCGGCGCCGCTGGGCAGGGGAGGTGCTGGATCGACTGGGCCTCCCGCGCGGGCTCCTCCCGGACGTGGTGGAGTCGCCCACGGTGGTCGGCCGCCTCAGGCCGGAGGCGGCCGAGGCCCTGGGACTGGACGCAGGAACACCGGTTGTGGCTGGAGCGGGGGACATGGCGGCGATCACGGCGGGCACCGGCGCCATCGCCCCGGGCCTGGGGTGCATCATGATCGGCACGGCGGGACAGATCGCCCTCTACATGGCGGGGCAGCCGTCCGCAGCGCCACAGGGTATCTGGGCCATGACCGCGCCCGTCCCCGGGGGCTACTTCTGGCACGGCCTGGTGATGACCGCGGGCTACTGCCTGACCTGGCTGGGTGAGGTGCTGAGCCGGACGCAGAAGGGTACCCGGGAGGACACAGCGTCGGATATCGGGACCCTTGCCGCGGAGGCAGAGGGCTCCCCCCCGGGCAGCCGGGGGCTGCTCTTCCTGCCCTTCCTGGACGGGGCAGCGACCCCGCATGCGGATCCACGGGCCCGCGGCGCCTTCTTCGGCGCCACCTCCACCCACCGGCGGGCCGACCTGGTCCGGGCAGTGATGGAAGGGGTGGCCTACAACTTCCGCGATGCCTTCGAGGCCTTCGCCGCGCTGGGTGCACGGGCGAGCCGCATCCGGATCGGCGGGGGCGGGGCCCGCAGTCTTCTCTGGGTGCAGATCCTGGCAGACGTCCTGGCGACCGGCCTGGACGTCCTGGCGGAGCACGACGCCTCAGCTCTGGGGGCGGCTGTGATCGCCGCGGTGGGCGGTGGAGTGCATGCGGATTTCGAGACGGCCTGCCGGGCGATGGTAGGCCTGCGGGGATCTGTCGAGCCTGATGCGGTGCGGGGGCGACAGTACGAGGAGTACTACGCCCTCTACCGGCAGCTCTACCCCAGCACGCGCCAGCTGGCGCATTCCCTGGCCAGGCTCGTCGCGGGGGCAGCCGGTCAGGGGTGA